Genomic segment of Nocardiopsis mwathae:
GCTGATACCGGCGGCACCGATTCCACGGGCTGGTCGGTGGCTCTGCAGAGCCACCGACCAGCCCCTTTCGTATGCCGCGCCCCAACCTCCCGCCAGCCGGAGGAAAATTCACCCTGGACTCCCCGTACGACATACCGTACAGTGTACGAGCCAACGCGGTCGAACGGGCGTGCCGCATAGCGCTACTGGAAAGGTGGGGCATGACATTCTCGACCGGGGCTCACGGAATCACGACCGGCTACACGCCGACGGAGGAGGACCTGAGGAGCCTCGGATCCTGGTTCGCCCGCTACGACGAGCGCGCCGATGCGGGCGAGGCCGAGGGCATGGTGGACATGGGCATGTTCCCGATGAACCTCGTCAGCGACGACTCGGCCGGCAACGGCGTCGCCGCCCAGTGGAGCCGCGAGCAGTACCTGCGGATGCTGACCCACCAGGTTCCCGAGGAAGGCACGGACCTCACGACCGAGTCCGTCCGCACCCCGGTGTTCCTCAGTCCCCAGCTGGCCGTGGTGTTCACGGAGGCCACCATGACCGTCAACGGCGAGACCATGAAGATGCACTACGCCGACGTCCTGGTGAAGTCCGACGGCGACTGGGCCTACCAGACCATGGTCCAGGGAGGCTGGGGCGACGCGATGAAGGGGTAGTAGGGCCGATGAAGACGTGCTCCAGGGCATCGCCCTGGAGCACTGTCGTATCTGCGGGGGATGGGGAGGGCTAGACGAGTTCTCCGCGCTTGAGGCCGTCGACGAAGGATCTCCACTCACCCGCCCCGAACGCAAGCG
This window contains:
- a CDS encoding nuclear transport factor 2 family protein — translated: MTFSTGAHGITTGYTPTEEDLRSLGSWFARYDERADAGEAEGMVDMGMFPMNLVSDDSAGNGVAAQWSREQYLRMLTHQVPEEGTDLTTESVRTPVFLSPQLAVVFTEATMTVNGETMKMHYADVLVKSDGDWAYQTMVQGGWGDAMKG